The following are encoded together in the Syngnathus typhle isolate RoL2023-S1 ecotype Sweden linkage group LG5, RoL_Styp_1.0, whole genome shotgun sequence genome:
- the srrd gene encoding SRR1-like protein isoform X2, with product MSAIDGEWQVQRRRKGASRSLKLFQRSPSHCIEPLDVGKTLKRIRETVAEMRCEGFWKEWNEQMLAAVSLNQKDKEVSTSQLQDSLDAKICPLECVCYGLGTFSSCVSARYQLAVMLLLLDAAMIPLKDCLVFDPAFSHGEKDVLRELGLTVLTDNEEGKRLATKPTLFYLMHCGKALYNNLLWKNWSPKCLPFVND from the exons atgtctGCCATAGACGGTGAATGGCAAGTGCAACGTCGACGAAAAGGCGCATCCAGAAGTTTGAAGTTGTTCCAAAGATCTCCATCCCATTGCATTGAACCACTGGATGTTGGGAAGACTCTTAAAAGAATCAGAGAAACAGT GGCTGAAATGAGATGCGAAGGGTTTTGGAAAGAATGGAATG AGCAGATGCTGGCGGCGGTGTCATTGAACCAAAAGGACAAGGAGGTCTCGACAAGCCAGCTGCAAGACAGTTTAGATGCCAAAATATGTCCACTTGAATGTGTGTGTTACGGACTGGGCACCTTTTCTTCATGCGTGTCTGCTCGTTATCAGCTTGCAGTAATGCTCCTTCTTCTGGATGCAGCAATG ATTCCATTAAAAGACTGTTTAGTTTTTGATCCTGCTTTCTCCCATGGAGAAAAAGATGTACTCCGAGAGTTGGGCCTAACTGTACTAACAGATAATGAG GAAGGGAAACGACTGGCTACAAAACCTACgcttttttatctcatgcattGTGGGAAAGCCTTGTACAACAACCTCTTGTGGAAGAACTGGAGTCCAAAATGTCTGCCATTTGTG AATGATTGA
- the thoc5 gene encoding THO complex subunit 5 homolog, whose protein sequence is MSSDALKKRKAKVLRNEAGTPEVKRGRGDGDQQDVRVYNEEVELDGRDPEDDFLQFKESCEGLATLMGEIQKLKASGAKEGCAEVERKRLESCNHFMTLKKLNRLAHMRLKRGRDQTHEAKQKVDVLHLQLQNLLYEVLHLQKEISKCLEFKSKHEEIELVTEEEFYKDAPQEISRPQLTKNDPHQLTLARLDWELEQRKRLAETYKESQATKEKIQKSIEVKKEHLMSLQPGLNAIMQASLPVQEYLAVPVEQTQKHTEVAQHLPPPLYVLFVQANAYGQACDKNLCVTISGDVDEAKAMSKPPEDSQDDDSDSDAEEEQEKTKRRRSTAGGHLDDKRREMLKRHPLSLSFDLKCKDGSVLNLYFYYLINLNIMTVKAKISAATDLTTAISAGALIESETLLSCLYSNDHGRETPNPANRYQFDKVGIVSFVDYVEELGHPYKWVQNLGGLHFPSDTSDGVLVGSSLSASHMENTMKLLRGRVLSRLALHKQFASLEHNIIPVTSECLHIFPAKIISRLAQWTTITHEEYMDLTFTRHVTDAGLAKETDMYFLGVVERGTARLQAAVVLNPRYPEISPLFSLSLNWKGERSGRADDNLRAMESEVNVFKNELQGPRPGYQLLTNQISRLCVCLDVYLETEEQDDGVEGPREFPREKMCLRTVKGPNRLKPFKYNHPLGLFSHR, encoded by the exons ATGTCTTCCGACGCACTCAAAAAGCGAAAAGCAAAGGTTCTTCGCAACGAAGCAGGAACTCCAGAGGTGAAGCGAGGCAGAGGTGACGGAGATCAGCAG GATGTACGTGTCTACAATGAGGAGGTGGAACTGGATGGTCGGGACCCTGAGGACGACTTCCTCCAGTTTAAAGAATCTTGTGAAGGTTTGGCCACGCTGATGGGTGAAATACAGAAGCTGAAAGCCAGTGGGGCAAAGGAAGGG TGCGCTGAAGTTGAGCGGAAACGCTTAGAGAGTTGCAACCACTTTATGACTCTGAAAAAACTCAACCGTCTGGCTCACATGCGTCTCAAAAGAGGCAGAGATCAGACACATGAG GCAAAGCAGAAAGTGGATGTGCTTCACCTCCAGTTGCAGAATCTTCTGTATGAAGTCCTGCATCTTCAGAAGGAAATCAGCAAATGTTTGGAGTTCAA GTCCAAGCATGAGGAAATAGAACTCGTGACCGAGGAAGAGTTTTACAAGGATGCACCGCAGGAAATTTCCAGGCCACAACTCACTAAAAATGATCCGCACCAGCTCACACTGGCGCGGTTAGACTGGGAGCTCGAACAGAGAAAAAG GTTGGCCGAGACATACAAAGAGTCTCAGGCCACCAAAGAGAAGATCCAGAAGAGTATTGAGGTTAAGAAGGAACATCTGATGAGTTTGCAGCCTGGCCTGAATGCCATCATGCAG GCCTCCCTCCCGGTGCAAGAGTACCTTGCCGTGCCTGTTGAACAGACCCAGAAGCACACCGAGGTTGCTCAGCACTTGCCACCACCCCTCTACGTCCTTTTTGTTCAAGCCAACGCATACGGACAAGCATGCG ACAAGAACTTATGTGTAACAATCAGCGGGGACGTGGATGAGGCCAAGGCTATGTCCAAACCTCCAGAGGATTCTCAAG ATGATGACAGTGACTCGGAcgcggaggaggagcaggaaaaAACG AAGAGGAGACGGTCAACTGCAGGCGGCCACCTGGATGACAAAAGACGAGAGATGCTCAAGAGGCACCCACTGTCCCTCTCCTTTGACCTGAAATGTAAAG ATGGCAGCGTCCTCAATCTGTACTTCTACTACCTGATAAATCTCAACATCATGACAGTCAAAGCTAAGATTTCTGCAGCCACAGACCTCACCACAGCCATCAGTGCAGG GGCGCTGATCGAATCCGAGACCCTTCTTAGCTGTTTGTATTCCAACGATCATGGAAGAGAAACACCCAATCCAGCCAACCGTTATCAGTTTGATAAAGTCGG TATTGTTTCTTTTGTCGACTACGTGGAGGAGCTGGGTCATCCCTACAAGTGGGTACAGAATCTTGGAGGGCTGCATTTTCCCAGTGATACCTCAGAT GGTGTGCTTGTGGGCAGCTCTTTGAGCGCTAGCCATATGGAGAACACCATGAAGCTTCTGAGGGGGCGGGTCCTGTCCCGCTTGGCTCTACATAAGCAGTTTGCTTCATTAG AGCACAACATCATCCCCGTCACCAGTGAGTGTTTGCACATCTTTCCAGCTAAGATTATTTCCCGGTTAGCTCAATGGACCACTATCACCCACGAGGAGTACATG GACCTGACTTTTACACGCCATGTGACTGATGCTGGTCTGGCAAAAGAGACTGACATGTACTTTCTTGGAGTTGTTGAGCGGGGCACTG CTCGCCTGCAGGCTGCGGTGGTGCTGAATCCCCGGTACCCAGAAATCTCTCCtcttttctcgctctctctcaacTGGAAGGGGGAGCGCAGCGGACGCGCTGATGACAACCTTCGG GCCATGGAGAGTGAGGTGAACGTGTTCAAAAATGAACTGCAGGGGCCACGTCCAGGCTACCAGCTCCTGACCAATCAGATTTCAcgcctgtgtgtctgtctggaTGTCTATTTGGAGACTGAAGAACAGGATGATGGTGTGGAAGGACCACGGGAGTTCCCCCGCGAAAAGATGTGCCTGCGTACTGTCAA gGGTCCAAATCGTCTGAAGCCATTCAAATACAACCACCCTCTGGGCCTCTTCAGTCATCGCTAA
- the si:ch211-166a6.5 gene encoding clustered mitochondria protein homolog produces the protein MKDKVRKGAAGRTQAKTNDIISATHGKDAPTIKQDDSSFPVKIQGAGLEPFEFQVRVFWLVQDALTTLLSRDEVAPRTNLSLAFAGATLDPLVGLQNVKGLKPGAILRLVEEPFTARSAKQHLSRVLELLRASGPRDALREGRSPSILETLTHAQTSETSLPNGKNLKRSSSNPKPEAANNDCTPPQYLLPGSSDRPLMALLPQSSKPQVPSYLQDLSLSSWDPPPGHRKLQGDFMYITVVTTEGQKCDITSCPKGFFVNRSTPEAFDPRPSQSSPLCHCFTDLLCHISPAFKQAFTKNRHDISQVDMMPTPYQTLCWLGPPCATRTHKNTFSRLGVDDQPANQAPDWNEELQAARDRPQTSLEERLQRERALLQVNSAFVRTVSQGAETVVEGFAEPVNGNPEDPAFLFGGLFMSQGAASTVFGGERGRRAAQRLELKGVQVYSDLQGLQGLHTLPTAIVDYRGVRLSAQGLAPGLEGTEQEEGTPPVSRGLLYGVNAGLQESPHRRRILELLAHAAKALSLQRHIVLAPNGHRVPLFTSVDAQGLLGADGRFYILDVFRTFPADANYCLEVKSQIISGEEVQKESCNGAEEKSVNDGWPLNYQKDFDIPKRFPHSLCRLRPELMQIFIQHKHTQFTQLVREKLDNNGGFEECATACDSRATDAIRAACKEVGSLSEIIFEMRFCPNVLSPGVSFPSAESESVQIHEKLLREAAAFIVTHQIPAFVESNLQSNVTPMDGASLKEALHEKGINLRYLGHVVKTINQSKHKERLRHLMRIVMSEILMRSTRRVFNTFLQGVDMPCLATAVSHFLCCLLVPHFTATALGEETKKKSKRRGKGPGATESTPWSTLTAAELWNQVCQDAVETYSLSDTLGSGLNQLVERYRLQKISLLREFCLKTGVQLRLRDYLFDSHGKVPIGPDDIINIFPLVKHVQMPTSDASKAFRAAQNYFEKGLLDQAHEHLKDAAYLFGRVCDDLHPEACYCHSLLAKLAFLQGKTAEARSVQLRAVVISERVLGFDHPNTIHQYALLAVYVLAGRETKLAQKCLLRARLLLLTIHGEDHPYIARLDSCLGLLLKGDQGGKYLKNALRLNASFFGPTNLHTALSHHLVSQWLCSKGDYRGAMNHEKEALAAFTALFDEDHPQARCSKEFLCTITKQAVQVERSLRQAGPNVTEQTVECLTPTNETILDQMVLVTGIKKIAVIDKFQEFKQRHKELKAAVAKELMSKAANELLEVTNGQAKEPARETGSGEEVLNSPSLAVEETTESQRVEETSVDTVAPANGHVVEDKTEVDGDEAEPSQRVVLDAEAKMEDCADGDSSARNGIKAAEDVRCDPSEETKPDDVTESPKSKGTWADVVSNMTTAGQSGSNGVKSISVNGTDQV, from the exons ATGAAGGACAAAGTGAGGAAGGGAGCAGCAGGAAGAACTCAAGCCAAGACGAACG ACATTATCAGTGCTACCCATGGAAAAGATGCTCCGACAATCAAGCAAGACGACTCATCATTCCCGGTCAAGATCCAGGGAGCAGGATTGGAGCCTTTTGAGTTTCAG GTTCGTGTATTTTGGCTGGTTCAAGACGCGCTAACGACTTTGCTCTCGAGAGATGAAGTTGCTCCGCGCACCAACCTGTCCCTGGCCTTCGCTGGTGCAACCCTCGACCCCCTTGTCGGATTGCAAAATGTCAAAGGACTCAAACCTGGTGCAATCCTTCGTCTGGTTGAAG AGCCTTTCACCGCCCGCTCAGCAAAGCAGCACTTGTCTCGAGTCCTCGAGCTGTTGCGGGCTTCTGGACCTCGGGATGCATTGAGAGAAGGACGTTCACCAAGCATACTGGAAACACTTACGCATGCGCAAACATCAG AAACGAGCTTGCCAAATGGAAAGAATCTGAAACGCTCGTCAAGCAACCCAAAACCAGAAGCAGCCAATAATGACTGCACACCCCCCCAGTACCTCCTGCCTGGTTCCTCCGACAGACCACTGATGGCCCTATTACCACAAAGCtccaaaccacaa GTCCCAAGCTACCTTCAGGACTTGTCTCTTAGCTCTTGGGACCCTCCTCCAGGACACAGGAAGCTGCAAGGAGACTTTATGTATATTACAGTGGTGACCACAGAGGGACAAAAGTGTGACATTACATCATGTCCGAAAGGTTTCTTTGTTAACAG ATCTACACCAGAAGCATTTGATCCCCGCCCTTCCCAGTCATCACCATTGTGCCACTGCTTCACGGATCTGCTCTGTCACATCAGTCCTGCCTTCAAACAAGCTTTTACTAAAAACAG ACATGACATATCCCAAGTGGACATGATGCCTACTCCTTATCAAACCCTGTGCTGGCTCGGTCCTCCCTGCGCCACCCGCACTCACAAAAACACCTTCAGCAGGCTAGGAGTGGATGATCAACCAGCAAACCAG GCTCCAGACTGGAATGAAGAGCTGCAAGCAGCCAGAGATCGTCCACAAACAAGCCTGGAGGAGAGATTGCAGAGGGAGCGAGCTCTCCTGCAG GTAAACAGTGCATTTGTGAGAACCGTGTCCCAGGGGGCGGAGACTGTGGTTGAAGGTTTTGCTGAACCAGTCAATGGTAACCCCGAGGATCCAGCTTTCCTGTTTGGTGGCCTCTTCATGAGCCAGGGCGCAGCTAGTACAGTGTTTGGTGGGGAGAGGGGCCGCAG GGCTGCTCAGAGACTGGAGCTGAAAGGAGTGCAGGTGTACAGTGATCTGCAGGGGCTGCAAGGTTTGCACACTCTACCTACAGCTATTGTCGACTACAGAGGCGTGCGCCTGTCAGCCCAAGGTTTAGCTCCTGGCTTGGAAGGCACTGAGCAGGAGGAGGGAACCCCACCCGTCTCACG GGGGTTGCTCTATGGAGTGAATGCTGGCTTGCAGGAGTCTCCCCATCGCAGACGCATCCTGGAACTGCTGGCTCATGCTGCCAAAGCGCTTTCTCTCCAGAGACATATTGTCTTAGCACCCAATGGACATCGGGTACCACTGTTTACGTCAGTGGACGCACAAGGACTGCTGGGGGCAGACGGGCGCTTCTACATACTAGATGTGTTTAGGACTTTTCCAGCTGATGCCAACTACTGTCTAGAAGTCAAAAGTCAGATAATAAGTGGAGAAGAGGTACAGAAAGAAAGCTGCAATGGGGCTGAGGAAAAGAGTGTAAATGATGGCTGGCCACTGAATTATCAGAAAGACTTTGACATTCCCAAGAGATTTCCTCACAGCTTGTGTCGGCTGAGACCAGAGCTGATGCAGATTTTCATTCAGCACAA ACACACTCAGTTCACACAGCTCGTCAGGGAGAAATTGGACAACAATGGAGGCTTTGAAGAATGTGCGACAGCTT GCGACTCTCGAGCTACTGATGCAATACGGGCTGCTTGTAAAGAAGTCGGCTCCCTTAGTGAAATCATCTTTGAGATGCGATTTTGCCCAAATGTCCTCTCTCCAG GAGTATCATTCCCCAGCGCTGAAAGCGAATCGGTACAGATCCATGAAAAGTTACTGCGAGAAGCTGCAGCTTTCATCGTCACGCATCAGATACCAGCTTTT GTGGAGTCTAATCTACAAAGTAATGTGACCCCAATGGATGGAGCTTCTCTAAAGGAAGCCCTACACGAGAAGGGCATCAACCTACGCTATCTGGGCCATGTTGTCAAAACCATCAACCAGTCAAAACACAAGGAGCGCCTCAGGCATTTAATG AGAATAGTCATGAGTGAAATATTAATGCGCTCAACAAGGAGAGTCTTCAACACTTTCCTCCAG GGCGTGGACATGCCTTGTCTAGCAACAGCAGTCAGTCACTTCCTGTGCTGCCTATTGGTCCCTCACTTCACAGCCACCGCCCTGGGAGAGGAGACGAAAAAGAAATCAAAGCGCCGCGGCAAAGGGCCCGGGGCCACGGAGAGCACGCCCTGGAGCACGCTCACTGCAGCCGAGCTGTGGAATCAAGTCTGCCAGGATGCTGTTGAAACATACAGCCTCTCTGACACTCTTGG GTCCGGTCTGAACCAACTGGTTGAACGCTACAGGCTTCAGAAAATCTCCCTGCTTAGAGAGTTTTGTTTAAAGACTGGAGTACAG ctgagactGAGGGACTACTTGTTCGACAGCCATGGTAAAGTTCCCATCGGACCCGACGACATCATCAACATCTTCCCTCTTGTCAAACACGTTCAgatgccaacttcagatgcttCCAAGGCATTCCGCGCTGCACAGAACTACTTTGAGAAAG GTCTGTTGGATCAAGCCCATGAACATTTAAAAGATGCTGCATATTTGTTTGGTAGAGTGTGTGATGATCTCCATCCTGAGGCGTGTTATTGCCACAGCCTGTTGGCCAAATTGGCATTCCTACAGGGTAAAACTGCTGAG GCCCGCAGTGTCCAATTGAGAGCAGTGGTAATCAGTGAGAGGGTGCTCGGGTTTGACCACCCCAACACTATCCATCAATAT GCCCTCTTGGCCGTGTATGTTCTTGCCGGAAGGGAGACCAAACTGGCCCAGAAATGTTTGCTTAGAGCACGTCTACTTCTGCTAACCATCCATGGCGAGGACCACCCATACATTGCCAGGCTAGAT AGTTGTCTTGGCTTGCTTTTAAAAGGGGACCAAGGAGGGAAATACTTAAAAAACGCCCTCAGACTCAACGCTTCTTTCTTCGGCCCAACAAATCTGCACACTGCCCTCTC TCACCATCTGGTGTCCCAGTGGCTGTGCAGTAAAGGAGACTACAGAGGTGCTATGAATCACGAAAAGGAGGCCCTTGCTGCTTTTACTGCCTTG TTTGACGAGGATCACCCTCAGGCACGATGCAGCAAAGAATTTCTCTGCACGATAACCAAGCAGGCCGTGCAGGTAGAACGTTCCCTCAGACAGGCTGGACCTAATGTTACCGAACAAACGGTGGAG TGCCTGACCCCTACAAATGAAACAATTCTGGACCAGATGGTTCTGGTCACTGGGATTAAGAAGATTGCGGTCAT TGACAAGTTCCAGGAGTTCAAGCAGAGACACAAGGAACTGAAGGCAGCCGTGGCAAAAGAGCTGATGAGCAAAGCAGCTAACGAGCTGTTGGAGGTTACGAACGGACAAGCAAAGGAGCCAGCTCGAGAAACAGGAAGTGGCGAGGAAGTTCTGAACAGTCCAAGCCTGGCTGTGGAGGAAACTACTGAGAGTCAGCGAGTGGAAGAAACCTCAGTCGACACGGTCGCCCCAGCTAACGGTCACGTGGTAGAAGATAAAACAGAAGTGGATGGAGACGAAGCAGAGCCCAGCCAAAGGGTGGTTTTGGATGCTGAAGCCAAAATGGAGGATTGTGCTGATGGTGACTCGAGTGCAAGAAATGGCATCAAAGCCGCTGAAGACGTGCGATGTGACCCATCTGAGGAGACCAAGCCAGATGACGTTACTGAGAGCCCCAAGAGTAAGGGGACATGGGCAGATGTTGTCTCAAACATGACCACAGCTGGACAATCAGGAAGCAACGGTGTGAAAAGCATCTCTGTAAATGGAACAGATCAAGTTTGA
- the srrd gene encoding SRR1-like protein isoform X1: MSAIDGEWQVQRRRKGASRSLKLFQRSPSHCIEPLDVGKTLKRIRETVAEMRCEGFWKEWNEQMLAAVSLNQKDKEVSTSQLQDSLDAKICPLECVCYGLGTFSSCVSARYQLAVMLLLLDAAMIPLKDCLVFDPAFSHGEKDVLRELGLTVLTDNEEGKRLATKPTLFYLMHCGKALYNNLLWKNWSPKCLPFVVIIGNSFGGMRERMIEREFKRDYSFISQAVTMCEERKLNCPSHLTDIFSDTALMIFNYSKLNTLNQSTWTEPPEPHYQHCSDLEIIQKESQNGERT, translated from the exons atgtctGCCATAGACGGTGAATGGCAAGTGCAACGTCGACGAAAAGGCGCATCCAGAAGTTTGAAGTTGTTCCAAAGATCTCCATCCCATTGCATTGAACCACTGGATGTTGGGAAGACTCTTAAAAGAATCAGAGAAACAGT GGCTGAAATGAGATGCGAAGGGTTTTGGAAAGAATGGAATG AGCAGATGCTGGCGGCGGTGTCATTGAACCAAAAGGACAAGGAGGTCTCGACAAGCCAGCTGCAAGACAGTTTAGATGCCAAAATATGTCCACTTGAATGTGTGTGTTACGGACTGGGCACCTTTTCTTCATGCGTGTCTGCTCGTTATCAGCTTGCAGTAATGCTCCTTCTTCTGGATGCAGCAATG ATTCCATTAAAAGACTGTTTAGTTTTTGATCCTGCTTTCTCCCATGGAGAAAAAGATGTACTCCGAGAGTTGGGCCTAACTGTACTAACAGATAATGAG GAAGGGAAACGACTGGCTACAAAACCTACgcttttttatctcatgcattGTGGGAAAGCCTTGTACAACAACCTCTTGTGGAAGAACTGGAGTCCAAAATGTCTGCCATTTGTGGTAATAATCGGAAACAGCTTTGGTGGCATGAGGGAGAG AATGATTGAGAGAGAGTTCAAGCGGGACTACAGCTTCATCAGCCAGGCAGTGACTATGTGTGAGGAGAGAAAACTGAACTGTCCATCTCATCTGACTGACATCTTTAGTGACACTGCACTCATGATCTTTAATTATAGCAAACTAAACACTCTTAATCAGTCTACCTGGACAGAGCCGCCTGAGCCACATTATCAGCACTGCTCTGATTtggaaataatacaaaaagAATCGCAGAATGGAGAAAGGACATGA
- the tfip11 gene encoding tuftelin-interacting protein 11, with protein sequence MSMSHLYGRRDAEEDGVDIEKFEITDWDLANEFNPDRRRHRQTKEQMTYGIWAEGDSDEDERPQFGGKRSKDYTAPVNFVSAGLRKPASDEKQENEEEEEGPDDSDDDVPSAPPPPRVLTTKKLQKGNFCGNQSQRFAGGIQTGQGIGSWEKHTKGIGQKLLQKMGYQPGRGLGKNAQGIVNPIEAKVRKGKGAVGAYGNERTVQSLQDFPVVDSDEEEEKEFQKELGQWRKDPAATGARKKPKYSYKTVEELKATGKLAGRSTGTSAGQLAQVKVIDMTGREQKVYSSYSQMSNKHSVPEDGPASTSMRDQKGSSFGLPELEHNLQLLIDLTEQDILQSARRLQHEKDVVVSLSHESQALQTRLEEEQDAIRRMEAVLALVDRFPSGDTAPGEGPTLQECARIFETLQTDYYEEYKTLGLADLAVAVVHPLLKEKLFSWNPLKDSSYCLEEVGKWRVILESRNLLNNGQDSNMDPYHRLLWEVWIPVMRSCVSGWQPRMVGPMVDCVELWSSLLPLWISDYLLAQLVLPRLQREVDAWNPLTDTVPIHSWIHPWLPLLQSRLEPLYAPIRSKLANALQRWHPSDASARLILQPWKDVFSLGAWEAFMVKNIIPKLALCLEELVINPHQQQMEPFNWVIDWEGMLSPSSLVSLLDKNFFPKWLQVLCSWLSNSPNYEEITKWYLGWKTMFSDALLSQTVIKDKFNEALDIMNRAVSSGMGGYMQPGARENIAYLTQTERRKDFHYEAMQERRDTESVAHRGASVSVPTNFKDLIQTKAEENNIVFMPIVAKRHEGKQLYTFGRIVIYIDRGVVFVQGEKTWVPTSLQSLIDMAK encoded by the exons ATGTCAATGTCACACCTGTATGGACGGAGGGATGCAGAGGAAGATGGTGTAGATATTGAAAAATTTGAAATCACAGATTGGGATTTGGCCAATGAGTTCAACCCAGACCGccgcagacacagacagaccaaGGAGCAAATGACTTATGGCATCTGGGCAGAAGGTGACTCTGATGAGGACGAGAGACCCCAATTTGGAGGCAAGAG atctaaagactACACTGCTCCAGTGAACTTTGTGAGTGCGGGATTAAGAAAACCTGCATCTGATGAGAAACAAgaaaacgaagaagaagaagaaggtccTGATGATTCTGATGATGACGTTCCTTCTGCACCACCGCCGCCTCGAGTGCTAACGACTAAAAAGCTTCAAAAG ggTAATTTCTGTGGAAACCAGTCTCAAAGGTTTGCAGGGGGTATCCAAACTGGACAAGGAATTGGTTCTTGGGAGAAACACACAAAGGGAATTGGTCAAAAGCTGCTGCAGAAAATGGGCTATCAACCAGGCAGAGGCTTGGGCAAGAACGCGCAAG GTATCGTCAATCCTATTGAGGCAAAGGTGCGGAAAGGAAAAGGAGCCGTGGGTGCTTATGGCAATGAACGAACCGTACAAAGTCTTCAAGATTTTCCTGTAGTTGACTCggacgaggaggaagaaaag GAGTTTCAGAAGGAACTAGGTCAGTGGCGTAAAGATCCAGCAGCCACCGGAGCAAGGAAGAAACCCAAGTACTCCTACAAAACTGTGGAGGAACTGAAGGCTACAGGCAAACTTGCCGGGCGCAGCACAGGAACATCTGCTGGACAGCTGGCACAAGTCAAG GTCATCGATATGACTGGAAGAGAGCAAAAGGTATATTCCAGTTACAGTCAGATGTCCAACAAGCACAGCGTACCAGAAGACGGTCCGGCAAGCACGTCCATGCGGGATCAGAAGGGATCCAGCTTTGGACTTCCTGAGCTTGAACATAACCTTCAACTTTTGATTGACCTTACGGAACAAGACATATTACAG TCGGCCCGCCGCTTGCAGCATGAGAAAGATGTGGTTGTCTCGCTGAGCCATGAGTCGCAGGCGCTGCAGACCAGGTTGGAAGAAGAACAAGACGCCATCCGTAGAATGGAAGCGGTGCTGGCATTGGTGGATCGTTTCCCTTCTGGAGACACAGCACCAGGCGAGGGACCCACTTTGCAG GAGTGCGCTCGCATCTTTGAGACTTTACAGACAGACTATTATGAGGAATACAAGACGTTGGGTTTGGCTGACTTGGCTGTAGCTGTAGTTCACCCCTTACtcaaagaaaaacttttttccTGGAATCCATTGAAG gactCTTCTTATTGCCTTGAAGAGGTTGGTAAGTGGAGGGTCATTCTCGAATCTCGAAACCTTCTCAATAATGGGCAAGATTCAAACATGGACCCTTACCACAG GCTGCTGTGGGAAGTGTGGATCCCAGTGATGCGGTCCTGCGTGTCTGGTTGGCAGCCTCGCATGGTTGGGCCAATGGTGGACTGCGTTGAACTGTGGTCTTCTCTTCTTCCGCTTTGGATCTCAGATTATTTGCTTGCTCAGCTTGTTTTACCGCGGCTGCAGAGAGAG GTGGATGCGTGGAACCCCTTAACAGACACGGTGCCCATTCACTCATGGATCCACCCTTGGCTGCCTCTTCTCCAATCGCGTCTTGAGCCTTTATACGCCCCCATCAGGAGCAAACTAGCTAATGCTTTGCAGCGGTGGCACCCCAGTGATGCCTCAGCACGCCTCATCCTGCAACCGTGGAAAGATGTTTTTAGCCTAGGAGCTTGGGAGGCCTTCATGGTGAAAAACATCATCCCTAAATTAG CTCTGTGTCTGGAGGAGCTGGTTATCAACcctcaccagcagcaaatggagccCTTTAACTGGGTAATAGACTGGGAGGGAATGCTGTCACCATCTAGTCTGGTCTCCCTGCTGGACAAAAACTTCTTTCCGAAATGGCTGCAA GTCCTGTGTTCATGGCTGAGCAACAGTCCTAATTATGAGGAAATCACCAAATGGTACCTTGGTTGGAAGACCATGTTCAGTGATGCCTTGTTGTCACAGACAGTCATAAAAGACAAGTTTAATGAAGCGTTGGACATCATGAACCGTGCAGTATCTTCGGGCATGG GTGGATACATGCAACCAGGTGCGAGAGAAAACATTGCATATCTCACTCAGACAGAGAGAAGAAAGGACTTCCACTATGAAGCCATGCAAGAGCGCAGGGATACGGAGAGTGTCGCTCACAGGGGTGCCAGTGTTAGTGTACCCACAAACTTCAAAGATCTCATCCAGACCAAGGCTGAGGAGAACAACATTGTGTTCATGCCCATAGTGGCCAAACGGCATGAGGGCAAACAGCTGTACACATTCGGGCGTATTGTCATCTACATAGACAGGGGTGTGGTATTCGTGCAAGGAGAAAAGACGTGGGTTCCCACATCCCTGCAGAGTCTGATAGATATGGCCAAGTGA